GGTGCTAAAGGACAATTCATGATTGAAGCATCAGACAAAACAGGACGTGACTTTAGAGCCAAAGGTCGACTTGACTATGTTGGAGGACAATATTTGCAATTTCAGGAGACAAAGGATTACTTCCTGAAACAGGGGCCAGATGCGCCAGAAAATTTCTTGTCCTACGTGGATTTTGATGGAACCTTTCATAATGATGGTCACAAAGATCATCTAGTAAAAAAATGGGAAGCACATTTGGTTGACTGGAAAGAGGGTGATCCAACGTGGCAAGGTGGAAAAGGAAAAGCGATCATTGGAGCGATGAACTATCTAGCGGAAAAGAAATTGAATTCTGTTTCTTTTCTGACAATGAATATAGTAGGAGATGATCAAAATGTATTTCCTTATGTGGATTATGATACTTACGATCGCTTTGATGTTTCTAAGTTGGATCAGTGGGAAATATTGTTTGAACATGCGGATCGGTTGGGTCTATTCCTTCATTTCAAAACTATGGAAATGGAGAATCAGGGGCTTTTGGATCATGGGGGTGTAGGTGCTTATACCAAGCTATATTATAGAGAATTGATTGCCAGGTATAGTCATCATCTGGCGCTGAATTGGAATATGTGCGAGGAAAACGGTGATTGGGTGAAAAATCATAAAACGCCTCCTCAATTCAAATATGAACGACTATCGATGGCTGGATACTTTCATGATCACGATCCATATCAGCACCACATTGTGATTCATAATGGCAACATGTTCGAAGATATATTAGGGTCAAATTCTATGTACACAGGGTTATCTATTCAGACCCATCACGAAGATTTTCATTTGGTGCATCCCTGGGTGATCGAATGGAGAAACAAATCAGTAGAGGCAGGAAAGCCATGGGCCATAGCTGTTGATGAACCTGGAGATGCTCAGCACTCTTTAATGCCAGATAAGGATGACCCTTCACATGATGTCGCCAGAAAGAATGCCTTATGGGGAGGAATGATGGCAGGTGCCTGGGGTTTGGAGTGGTATTTTGGATACAAGCATGATCATTCGGATTTGACATGCGAAGATTACCGATCGAGAGATGCTTTTTGGGACCAATGCGTCATAGCTCTTGACTTCTTTAATTCTCTTCCCTTTTGGGAAATGCAGCCTGCTGATCAACTGATAGATAATGGCAACTATGTTTTCGCTAAGCCAGGAGAGATTTATGTGGTCTATTTCAAAACAGGTGAAAAGTCAAAACTCGATCTATCAGCCGCTCAAGGAGAACTTGAAGGCCGTTGGTTTAATCCAAGATCAGGGGACTACTTGAAGAAAACAATCAAAGTAAAAGGAGGGAGTTCGGTGGAGTTGACAGGACCAAAGAAGGATGATGATCAGGATTGGACTCTTTTATTAACAAAAAAATAGGGAAGTCTGATCCTTCGGAGTAGTTGGTCATGGACTAATCAATTTGTTTTTTTCATTGGTAACGTTAAAATAAATCACTCTTGAGATCAGACCCCTTTACCAATATATGACTAGGATAACATTGAATTTATGCTTACTGATTTGGGGCTTTAATTCCTGGAGTCAGGAATTGACTTTAGATGAAATCAGGGTTCGAGATCCATACATTGTGGCCTACGAACCTACTCAGACTTATTATCTCTATGCTCAAAAACAGAACAGGTTAGATGCAATAGAAGATGAGGTAGGAGTAGAAGTGTATCGCAGCAAGGACTTAAAAACCTGGGTAGGTCCAAAATCGGTTTTTCAAGCTCCTGAGGGCTTTTGGGGACGACAAATGGTCTGGGCGCCAGAGGTTCACGAATATAAGGGTAGCTATTATCTCTTCGTTACATTTACCTCTTATGATACGCTGGATACTCCAGGGCAATCGACCGCACCGCAGTGGAAAAGAGGTACACAAATCCTCCGAGCTTCGCACCCTGAGGGGCCGTTCGAATTGATTTCGAAGGATTCGCAGACACCTCCCGAATGGATGTGTCTGGATGGTTCTCTTTGGGTAGAAGAAGAAACCCCATACATGGTTTTTTGTCATGAATGGGCGCAGATAGAGGATGGAACCATCGATGTGATCGAGTTGAGTGATGATCTGGCTAAGGCAGTTAGTGATTCTCAAGTTTTGTTTTCTGCTACTAGCATTCCATGGGTGAGAAGTCTGGCAGATACAGGATACAAACATCATGGTTATGTCACAGATGGAAATTTCATTTATGAAACCAAGAATGGAAAATTGATCATGATTTGGTCATCCTTTGGGCCAGAGGGGTACGCATTGATTCAAGCCGTAAGTGACAGTGGGAAAATTCATGGTCCATGGAGACAAATTGAAAAACCATTGTTCAAAGCGCATGGTGGTCATGGTATGATTTTCAAAACATTCGAAGGTCAGTTGATGCTTTCTTTTCACCAACCCAATTCAGGGAAATTGGAAAGAGCCCAGCTTTTTGAGATCAAAGATAAGGGCGATCATATCGCACTGAAGGATAAGATTAAGTAGTCTTTAGTCTTAGTTTTAGAGAGAAGAGGCCGTCCAATGGATGGCCTCTATTTTTTGATACCCTTCCATGAAGTATTTTTGTATTTGTAAGAATATTAACCCATTCCTACCTTCGAAATCCGTCTGTATTAAGCCTTGGAAAGTTGTTGGGAAAGCGCTCAGTTGTTTGATTGCTTTGTTGATTTGTGTATTTGTCCCTGCTGGGATGAATTAACTAGTCAAATAGACAAATAAACAAGCCTCAGAGCCTGCGAAACCCCAATTTAGTATTGTGATATTGTTCGAATGGACAATCACAGTTACATGAAATGAAACTTTTTAAGCGTATGAAACAACTATTTACTATTGCATGTCTGAGTGTGATGCTGGTTGCGTCGCTAGGTCTGAGGGCTCAAAATCAGATCAGCGGGACAGTCGTCTCAGATGTAGATGGTACCGGATTGCCAGGTGCCAACGTGATCGTCAAAAACACCAGTGAAGGAACAGTGACAGATCTGGATGGAAACTTTTCTATTTCTGCTCCGGATGATGCCACTCTGGTGGTTAGCTTTATTGGGTTCGAAACTCAAGAGATACTGGTCGCGGGACGCAGTACTATTACCATCAACCTCATAGAAGATTCAGAGACTTTGGAAGAAGTGGTCGTGATCGGATATGGTGAGGTCAAGAGGAGTGACATGACAGGTGCCGTCGGTTCTTTGAAAAGTGAGACAATCGAAAAGGTAACACCTACTTCTATTCAACAAGCATTGCAAGGTCGAGTGGCAGGTGTACAGGTGAGCTCGAATGATGGAGCGCCAGGTTCTGGTATCTCTATCAAAATCCGTGGTTCTAATACCTTGACAGCAGGGTCACAGCCACTGTACGTGATCGATGGATATCCAATCGAGCAGGTCTCAGGATCTGATGGTGGAGACCCATTTAATCCTCTGTCCACGATCAACCCAAATGATATTGCGTCTCTTGAAGTGTTGAAAGATGCCTCTGCTACAGCTATCTATGGATCGAGAGGATCTAATGGTGTGATTCTGATTACCACCAAGAAAGGTAAAGCAGGGAAGGTAAAAGTTGATGTGAGCTATAATACTAGTGTGTCAAGTATTCCAGCTGAGCGTATTCCTGAAATGATGGACGCTGAAGAATATACACAACTGCAATATCTAAGAGCCATTCAGAGTGGTCAAGGCCAGGACTCCATCTGGTTAGCCAGATTAGAAAGAGAATGGTGGACAGCCGACACAGTTCAGTATACGAACTGGTTAGATGAGATCACCAGAGATGCGATTGGGCATCAGGCGAACCTGTCAGTATCAGGTGGTACTGAAGATACTAAATATGGCGTATCTATTGGCTACAATGATGAGGATGGGATTTTGGAGAATTCAAACTTCAAGAGGTTTAGTGCTCGATTGAATTTGGATCAAAAAGTCAATAACTGGTTGTCTTTGGGTTTGAATAGTTCCTATAGTAATTCTGACTATACAGGAATTATCAATGATTGGAGAGATGGTAACCTGATCAATCAGGCACTCTTTACCAATCCGTTTATTCCAAAGGATTTCGAAAACGTAACTGATATTTCAGATGACGCCTTGGGTGCATTTTTTGACCAATCTAATCCTATCAATGAGGTGATGGATCCTGAGGTCACCAAAAACTTCAAGAGAATTTTTGGGAAAGCCTATATGAATATTGATATAGCCAAAGGATTGAGATACCATATGAGTTATGGTGCCAATTATCAGCTCTGGAATCAGGATTACTTCTTCCCTACTAGTACTAGAGTAGGTAGGAATAACAATGGCTATGTAGAATTGAAAGATGACGTGCTTCAGGATTGGGTGTGGGAGAATAGACTGAGTTACAACAAGAAATTCGGTGAGCATAGTGTCAATGCTACTGCAGTGATGGAGATGACAAGGAGATCCAGAGAATCACTGTTTTTAACAGCCACCAATCTGCAAGAGGCTGATGAGGCACTTGGCTTATATGGCCTGAAGAACGGTACCTTGAGCAGACCTACTCAGGAGCGGCCTGTTGATGATGCTTTACATTCTTACCTGGGTCGATTGGTTTACACTTTCAAAGGCAAGTACATTTTGACTGGTACTTTCAGAGCGGACGGTTCATCTAAATTCGCTGACGGTTACAAATGGGGATATTTCCCATCAGTAGCCGCTGCATGGAATGCTGGAGATGAAGAGTTTATACAAAACTTAGGCGTTTTTTCGGACTTGAGAGTAAGAGCCAGTTACGGTGTATCTGGTAATCAGCAGATCATACCTTTCCAAAACATCGCTGTAGTAGGTGATGGTAATCCTTACAACTTTGGTAACAATGTTGTCAACTCTAAGCAGTACGACAATTTTGCTACAGAGGATTTGACTTGGGAAACGACTTCTTCTTATGATTTTGGATTGGAGTTTGGATTCTTTCAAAATAGACTGACCGCTACGGCCGATTATTATTATAAGAAAACTGAAGACCTCTTATTAGATCAGCCATTGCCTGGAGGTAGCCTTTTCAACTCCAGAGTAGCCAATGTGGGTGAATTGGAGAACAAAGGTTTTGAATTGACTTTGAATGGTGTCATAGCGGAAAAAGAGGATTTTTCGTGGGATGCGGGCATTGTATTCTCCAGAAACCAATCGAAAGTTTTGGATTTAGGTGGTCAGGACAGAATCCTCTTTAGCAGTGGTAATGGTAACAACAACATCAACCGATCTGCGACTAAGGATGTCATGTTGAGAGTAGGTGATCCAGTGGGTATCTATTATGGATATGTACAAGGTGATGTCAAAAACACAGCTGCTGAAGAAGCCAATAACCCAGTAATCACAGGCGTTACCGCAGGCGTAGGAGCATTCAATCTCGCTGATTTGGATGGCAATGGTGTCGTAGATGCCAATGATCAAATTCCATTAGCCTACACTGCACCAGATTTTACAGCCAGTTTCACCAACACATTCAGATATAGGAATTGGGAGCTTTACACCTTCTTCAATAGCTCCTATGGCAATGAAGTGGTTAATGCCAATATCGTATTTGCTACGACTGGTCAGTATGGCAACAACTCTCTATCAGAATTGAGCGGCCACTACCTGAGTGATGTCAATTATGATGGCAACTACCAGGCAGTAGGTATCAATGATGTAAGACAGTATGTGAGGAGTGAGTTCATCGAAGATGGGTCATTTGTTCGTCTCGAGAATGTGACTTTGAGTTACAGTTTTGATTCGAAGTTTTTGGACAAGGCTGGATTGAGAAACCTGAAAGTGTATGTAGCGGGCAACAACCTTTTTGTTTGGACCAAATATTCATGGTTCGATCCAGAGGTGAACTCGACATGGGGTACAGCTTCTAAAGTAGGCTTTGGAAAAGACCAGGGAGCATACCCAAGAGCTAGAGTATTTAGAGTAGGTATCAACTTCGGATTCTAAAAAAGACTAAAAAATGAAAGTATTTAATAAAAATAGATCAAGGATAACCCAGGCCATCTTGAGCCTGTTGATGATGGTTGTTCTATCTACTGGATGCGAGGAATTCCTTGATGTGCCAGTAGAAGATAGATACGTGTCAGAGAACTTTTTCAATGATCCGGCCAACGTGTCTTTGATGGTAAATGATGTGTATGTCTCTCTGAAACGAGGAGGACTGTTTAGCAATGGTATCGGACAAAATGCCATTACCTCTGATATTCAACGTACCGCACAATTCAATAGCCAGGGTGGTTTAGGTACCTATACTCATTCTGCGTCCAATGCAGCTCTGACTAATATTTGGCAGGGAATGTATCAGGGGATCGCCAAAGCCAATAATGTGTTGGAAGAGATCGAAAAGCATGTGCCTGCGGATTTAGATGTAAGCGATCAAATAGGTGAAGTTCGATTCATCCGTGCGCTGTACTATTTCAACCTGGTGCAGTTGTTTGGTGATGTGCCTTTGATCGTCAATACGATTCAGCCAGATGATGAACCGATGGGTAGAACAGATCGTGGATTGGTGTATGAACAAATCATCGAAGATTTGACTTTCGCATCCAACAATTGTCTATTGGCTTCTGAGCAGTCAGATTATGGACGCGTCAGCAAAGGAGCGGCTCAAGCATTGCTATCAAAGGTGTACCTGACCAGAGCGAATATGATTGACCTGGGTCAGTTGGATGGAGATGCGGCTGCAGATTATCAAGGTGCAGTAGACAATGCTAAGTCCGTAATTGATTCAAATGAATATGGTTTAGTGTCCTATTTTCCCGATGTATTCAACAGGAATAATAAAGGGCATAACGAAAATATCTTTGTCATCCAGTACATGCCTGGTGAGGATCTAGGTGGATGTGTAGGATGTGCTACTGGCATCTCAAAGCAGCAAAATGATGGAGGATCATGGAACAATATCCTGGGGACTCAATATTACTATACGCTTTATGATGATACTGATCTAGTAAGAAGAAAGTGGACAGTGACCAAGGCTTCATTGGAAATCATCAATGGAGAAATTGCGATGACTTCTTATGAAAACCCAAGATACTTTGCTAACCTTTTGGAATCCAAGAATCGTGATGCGACTACTTACTTCTTTAATGGTGGGGATCAAACCTGGCCTACCTGGGAGCCAACACGAGTGGCGAAATTCAGAAGATGGCCATTGTCCAGTGCAGAGCAAGGATTCTTTAATCATCAGGCTTTCAATATCGATGATCCAATCATCAGATATGCAGAGGTGCTATTGATCTATGCAGAGGCATTGAATGAAGTGAATAATGGACCTTCGGCAGCAGCCTATGATGCCGTCAATGAGGTGAGAGCAAGAGCCAGAAACTACCCAGCTGATGGGATTGATTATCTGATTGAGGGCTTAACCAATCCAGATATTGATGTTCAGGCATCTGCAGTGCCTGATTGGAGCGGGTTGTCTTACACGGAGTTCAGAGATAATATCCTGGACGAGAGAGCCAGAGAACTTGGAGGTGAGCAGGGTTGTATGAGATGGTTTGATTTGGTCAGAAGAGGGATTTTGGTTGAGAAAATTCAATACCTGAATACTTTCGATAACCCTTTGACGGGTGGACAGGAAGAGCCATGGTGGAGTAATAATCAAGGTCCTGGAATGAATGTACAGCCTCACCATTTGTTAATGCCAATTCCAGCAGATGAGTTGGACAAGAATCCAAACTTGAAGCAAAACCCGGGTTATTAATCCAAAAACGAAAAGAAAATGAAGAAATTAATCAATAAATCATACTTAATCCTCGGTCTATTGGCCGGGGTGTTCTTTAGCTCCTGCGAAGAATCTCTGGAGTTTCCAGATGTGAATTTTTCTGCATCCGAAACGACCATTACAGCAGGGGATACTGTTTTGTTTACTGCATCTTCTGGTGCTGATTTGTACAGTATTTATACTGGAGATGCTGGACACGAATACAGCGAAAGCGTGTACGAGGTGCTGCCAGATTCGGCCTATGAAGACGTGACTATTCCCGAAGGAGAGCAAGTAATCACAGGACAGGATACCATTCGTGGACCTATCACGATGATGGCGCTGGAGTTGTATGACTTTAGAAAGATAGATGCAAATACGGGTGACCCGATCGATTTCGCTACTGGTTTTGCAATGTCGCGTGTCGAATACAAGCAGGCCAGGGAATTCGAATATATCTATACTACTCCAGGTATCTACACGGTGACGCTGGTCACAACCAATGTGGGCCGTCCAGATAACTCGGGCTATGATGGCAATAGAGCGGATGCTTTGACCTACGATGAGTATGCCACCAGACGCAAACTTCAGGAGATCACCATAGTAGTAAACCCTATTAACTAAAGAACATATCACTTATGAAAAGACTAGAAATAATGAAAAAAACAGTCTTGCCACTGTGTGGTATGGCTGTGATTTTGGGAACCATTTTTTCCGGATGTGAAGAAGAGGGAAGCCAGACCAAAACAATTGCGAAAAAACAATCAGTTGATTTTATAGAAGGAGAAACTCAGGTGATGGAAAATTCCACAGAGGGTCTCGAGATAGCATTAGAAACTAGCAGTGCGGTTTCAGAAACCGGAATGGTGACTGTTATGGCCCAGTCTGAATCTCTCGTTTATGGAGAGGATTATACCACTACGCCAGAGGCGATTGATGGGGTGATTTTCCTGGAACTGGCCTCAGGTTCGAATACGGCTAGCTTTGTGATGAATCCTAAGGATAATGACGTAGCAGAAGCGAGTAAATTCATTTCTTTTGAAATACAAGGCGCGACTACTGGTCTAGAAAAAGGAGAAATGAATGCGGTGCAGATCGAAGTGATCAATGAAGACGCAGGGATGACAGCTTCTGTATCGTCTATTGATTTTGGTGCAATCAATACTGCGGAGGATCAGTATTCAGGAGTCATGAGCTTTGATGTCAATATCATCGATATCAACTCCGATATAGAAGTAACGGCAACTGATCAAATCGTCTTGTCCAAAGCTGAAAATGGTACTTACAGCAGTAATTTGACTATTCCGATTTCTGAATTCAGTGATGGGATGATCACTTTGTTTGCTAAGGGAGACTCAGATGGTGTGACTAAGTCTCAGGATATCTCAGGTAGTATTATTCTTTCAACTGCTGATTTGGATGAAGATCGTGTGATCACTACTCAGGTGAATGTATCGATTCCATGTGGAGGAGAGCTAGATCCTATGGTCATCGTAGATCAGGCATTTGAGGTTGCTGATTTATGTGCCTGGGAAGTGGTTGATTTTGGTAATAATGGTTTGACTATTGAGGAGGTAGCTGCGGTACAATCGACAGTGACTAACTCTAGCAATGGAGCAGTAGAACTGAAAAACTCAAGTAATAACTATTTCGGTATCAAAGTGGACATCACCGATGTGATCAAGTGCTACCCAGATGCTACCGACTATATTTACAACATGTCTTTCGATCTATATTTTGATCCTAGTGCGTCAGGTGATCGTACGGTGGAAACTTATTTTGTAATCGACGGAGATGCGAGTAAAAAACAGTATTTCACAGCGGGGATTGCAGCATCGGATGCCAACAAGGGTAAATGGGAATCCAGGAGTCATTGGAGCAATAATATTAAACCATCTGAGGTGACCAAAATTGAATGGGTATTCAACTCCTATGGAGGTACAGGAGAGATGGCCTGGTATCTGGATAACGTGAAAATGCGCTCTACACAAGCCTCGATTTGTAATTAAAAACCTTAAGAGTTAACATGAACTGTCCCTTAATATCTACCTCCTATTTGGTCGGGTGTTTGAGAGACAGTTTTTTCTTTATCGCACATATCATGAGTTTTTGCCTAAGGCAATGGATCTCTGATCAAAAATTAAGGATGATAGAGAAATACGAAAGAAATATCCCGAAGCATATTTGAAGCAAGAAAATCAAAAAAGAAGGAATATAACAGGATGAATAGAATAGTTAGCATCGTGCTTGTCGGCTTGACAATGGTCGCATGTAGCCCAAATAATAACCATGAAGAGAAGAATATACCTTACAATGTGCTTTTCATCGCTATTGATGATATGAACAATTGGGTAGGAGCGATGGAAGGCAAGGCGAAAACCCCAAACATCGATCGATTGGCAGGGCAGGGCATGCTATTCTCCAATGCGCATTGTGTGGTGCCTGCTTGCAATGCTTCTCGCGTGGCACTCATGACCGGTCAGCGTCCAGAGACTACCGGCCAGTACCAAAACAGTGGTAATTTTAGGAATCGTCCAGGTGGTATCGATAGAGTGACCATCGCTCAGTTCTTAAGCCAACAGGGGTATGAAACTGCTGCTGCCGGCAAGATTTTTCATCACCCAAGAGGAAGTGGCGAAAGTGCAGATTTGCTTTCGGATACAGCCTCCTGGGATTATCAGTGGGTAGGGAACATTGGTACCGAAGGCAGAGATCAGTATCTGGATGAAAATGGTTTTGCCAAATGGCATGATGGTGAGATCGATGGCTATTTAGGGAAATTTGCTGTCTGGGGTACTACACCTGAGACCAAAGAAGAAACCGGAGACTGGAAGATGTCGCAATTTTGCGCTGAATTTCTTCAACAGAAGCATGACAAACCTTTCTTCCTGGCAGGAGGGATTTTTAGACCACATGCGCCTTTGCTAGCCCCACAAAAGTATTTTGATATGTATCCTTTAGATGCTATCGAATTGCCTGAAGTACCTGAGGATGATATGGGTGATATCCCTCAAATTGCTAAAGAAAACTTTTCTACTCCTATGGTAAAGGCGATGAGAGAAAAAGGAGAATGGAAGAAAGCGGTACAGGCTTATTTGGCATCTATGACGTTTGCTGATGACTGTGTTGGCAATATTCTGGACGCATTAGATAATAGCCCATACAAAGACAATACTATAGTGGTGCTATGGTCAGATCACGGTTGGCAACTGGGACACAAATGGAGATGGGAAAAGTTCTCTCTTTGGAATCAAGGCACCAATGCGCCGCTTATCATAAAATATCCGGGTATGGAAAATCCTGGAAAGGAGGTGAAGCAGCCTGTTTCCTATCTGAGTATCTACCCAACTCTTTTAGAAATATTGGGAGTGGAGAATGATTTGCCATTGGAAGGGGAAAGCTTGATGCCTTTGATGAATCAACCTGATATGCAATGGGAAATACCTGCAGTAGTCACCTATCCCAAAGGCAGCATCGGGGTTAAATTAGACCAGTGGAATTATATCAAGTATAAAGATGGGTCAGAGGAACTCTATGACCATTTGGTAGATCCTAGAGAATATAAGAATCTAGCCAATGATGAACAATATGCCTCAATTATGGCTAAATTATCCAAGTTCATTCCTAAAGGTGGTGTGCCAGAACAGGCCGATTGATGCATGAAACTAACTAGAAAATGAAAATACTGACGAAATGGATAGGGCAGGTAGTAATGATGGTGGGCTTGGTGGTCACTTCTCAAGCTCAGCACAATTTGTTCCAGTTTCGTCAGTTTACCATTGATCAGGGGCTTTCTCATACAGATGTTTTGGCGATAGCACAGGATTCAATCGGGTTCATTTGGATTGGCTCATTTGCAGGGCTGGATCGATTTGACGGCTATGAGAGCAAGAACTATTTCAACAACTATAGTAAGCAGCGCACAGGCTACATCAACCGAGTCAATGATCTCTGCATTGCCGACAATAAGATCTGGATTGGTTCAGAAGGAGGATTAGAGGTGTTTGATATCAAACTGGATGATTATCTGGTTTTGGACAAATCATCTATATCACTGGATTCACATTTTGGTGCTTCTATCCTAAAAG
This is a stretch of genomic DNA from Reichenbachiella ulvae. It encodes these proteins:
- a CDS encoding DUF5060 domain-containing protein, translated to MKRIIFFGLLFSFLGLKAQEQATISGELKKWHKVTLDFVGPEVSESDEFNPFFNYRLNVNFTHSESGKSYMVPGYFAADGDAANSSATSGQVWRVHFAPDEVGVWAYEVQFRKGKWVAVSDRDTPGVSGEFMDGAKGQFMIEASDKTGRDFRAKGRLDYVGGQYLQFQETKDYFLKQGPDAPENFLSYVDFDGTFHNDGHKDHLVKKWEAHLVDWKEGDPTWQGGKGKAIIGAMNYLAEKKLNSVSFLTMNIVGDDQNVFPYVDYDTYDRFDVSKLDQWEILFEHADRLGLFLHFKTMEMENQGLLDHGGVGAYTKLYYRELIARYSHHLALNWNMCEENGDWVKNHKTPPQFKYERLSMAGYFHDHDPYQHHIVIHNGNMFEDILGSNSMYTGLSIQTHHEDFHLVHPWVIEWRNKSVEAGKPWAIAVDEPGDAQHSLMPDKDDPSHDVARKNALWGGMMAGAWGLEWYFGYKHDHSDLTCEDYRSRDAFWDQCVIALDFFNSLPFWEMQPADQLIDNGNYVFAKPGEIYVVYFKTGEKSKLDLSAAQGELEGRWFNPRSGDYLKKTIKVKGGSSVELTGPKKDDDQDWTLLLTKK
- a CDS encoding glycoside hydrolase family 43 protein; amino-acid sequence: MNLCLLIWGFNSWSQELTLDEIRVRDPYIVAYEPTQTYYLYAQKQNRLDAIEDEVGVEVYRSKDLKTWVGPKSVFQAPEGFWGRQMVWAPEVHEYKGSYYLFVTFTSYDTLDTPGQSTAPQWKRGTQILRASHPEGPFELISKDSQTPPEWMCLDGSLWVEEETPYMVFCHEWAQIEDGTIDVIELSDDLAKAVSDSQVLFSATSIPWVRSLADTGYKHHGYVTDGNFIYETKNGKLIMIWSSFGPEGYALIQAVSDSGKIHGPWRQIEKPLFKAHGGHGMIFKTFEGQLMLSFHQPNSGKLERAQLFEIKDKGDHIALKDKIK
- a CDS encoding SusC/RagA family TonB-linked outer membrane protein gives rise to the protein MKQLFTIACLSVMLVASLGLRAQNQISGTVVSDVDGTGLPGANVIVKNTSEGTVTDLDGNFSISAPDDATLVVSFIGFETQEILVAGRSTITINLIEDSETLEEVVVIGYGEVKRSDMTGAVGSLKSETIEKVTPTSIQQALQGRVAGVQVSSNDGAPGSGISIKIRGSNTLTAGSQPLYVIDGYPIEQVSGSDGGDPFNPLSTINPNDIASLEVLKDASATAIYGSRGSNGVILITTKKGKAGKVKVDVSYNTSVSSIPAERIPEMMDAEEYTQLQYLRAIQSGQGQDSIWLARLEREWWTADTVQYTNWLDEITRDAIGHQANLSVSGGTEDTKYGVSIGYNDEDGILENSNFKRFSARLNLDQKVNNWLSLGLNSSYSNSDYTGIINDWRDGNLINQALFTNPFIPKDFENVTDISDDALGAFFDQSNPINEVMDPEVTKNFKRIFGKAYMNIDIAKGLRYHMSYGANYQLWNQDYFFPTSTRVGRNNNGYVELKDDVLQDWVWENRLSYNKKFGEHSVNATAVMEMTRRSRESLFLTATNLQEADEALGLYGLKNGTLSRPTQERPVDDALHSYLGRLVYTFKGKYILTGTFRADGSSKFADGYKWGYFPSVAAAWNAGDEEFIQNLGVFSDLRVRASYGVSGNQQIIPFQNIAVVGDGNPYNFGNNVVNSKQYDNFATEDLTWETTSSYDFGLEFGFFQNRLTATADYYYKKTEDLLLDQPLPGGSLFNSRVANVGELENKGFELTLNGVIAEKEDFSWDAGIVFSRNQSKVLDLGGQDRILFSSGNGNNNINRSATKDVMLRVGDPVGIYYGYVQGDVKNTAAEEANNPVITGVTAGVGAFNLADLDGNGVVDANDQIPLAYTAPDFTASFTNTFRYRNWELYTFFNSSYGNEVVNANIVFATTGQYGNNSLSELSGHYLSDVNYDGNYQAVGINDVRQYVRSEFIEDGSFVRLENVTLSYSFDSKFLDKAGLRNLKVYVAGNNLFVWTKYSWFDPEVNSTWGTASKVGFGKDQGAYPRARVFRVGINFGF
- a CDS encoding RagB/SusD family nutrient uptake outer membrane protein, which produces MKVFNKNRSRITQAILSLLMMVVLSTGCEEFLDVPVEDRYVSENFFNDPANVSLMVNDVYVSLKRGGLFSNGIGQNAITSDIQRTAQFNSQGGLGTYTHSASNAALTNIWQGMYQGIAKANNVLEEIEKHVPADLDVSDQIGEVRFIRALYYFNLVQLFGDVPLIVNTIQPDDEPMGRTDRGLVYEQIIEDLTFASNNCLLASEQSDYGRVSKGAAQALLSKVYLTRANMIDLGQLDGDAAADYQGAVDNAKSVIDSNEYGLVSYFPDVFNRNNKGHNENIFVIQYMPGEDLGGCVGCATGISKQQNDGGSWNNILGTQYYYTLYDDTDLVRRKWTVTKASLEIINGEIAMTSYENPRYFANLLESKNRDATTYFFNGGDQTWPTWEPTRVAKFRRWPLSSAEQGFFNHQAFNIDDPIIRYAEVLLIYAEALNEVNNGPSAAAYDAVNEVRARARNYPADGIDYLIEGLTNPDIDVQASAVPDWSGLSYTEFRDNILDERARELGGEQGCMRWFDLVRRGILVEKIQYLNTFDNPLTGGQEEPWWSNNQGPGMNVQPHHLLMPIPADELDKNPNLKQNPGY
- a CDS encoding DUF5017 domain-containing protein, whose product is MKKLINKSYLILGLLAGVFFSSCEESLEFPDVNFSASETTITAGDTVLFTASSGADLYSIYTGDAGHEYSESVYEVLPDSAYEDVTIPEGEQVITGQDTIRGPITMMALELYDFRKIDANTGDPIDFATGFAMSRVEYKQAREFEYIYTTPGIYTVTLVTTNVGRPDNSGYDGNRADALTYDEYATRRKLQEITIVVNPIN
- a CDS encoding sulfatase produces the protein MNRIVSIVLVGLTMVACSPNNNHEEKNIPYNVLFIAIDDMNNWVGAMEGKAKTPNIDRLAGQGMLFSNAHCVVPACNASRVALMTGQRPETTGQYQNSGNFRNRPGGIDRVTIAQFLSQQGYETAAAGKIFHHPRGSGESADLLSDTASWDYQWVGNIGTEGRDQYLDENGFAKWHDGEIDGYLGKFAVWGTTPETKEETGDWKMSQFCAEFLQQKHDKPFFLAGGIFRPHAPLLAPQKYFDMYPLDAIELPEVPEDDMGDIPQIAKENFSTPMVKAMREKGEWKKAVQAYLASMTFADDCVGNILDALDNSPYKDNTIVVLWSDHGWQLGHKWRWEKFSLWNQGTNAPLIIKYPGMENPGKEVKQPVSYLSIYPTLLEILGVENDLPLEGESLMPLMNQPDMQWEIPAVVTYPKGSIGVKLDQWNYIKYKDGSEELYDHLVDPREYKNLANDEQYASIMAKLSKFIPKGGVPEQAD